The Thermanaerovibrio acidaminovorans DSM 6589 genome contains a region encoding:
- a CDS encoding Mur ligase family protein, which translates to MRILVTGTRGKSSVVRLLVHLMASCGMDPVGRITGVVPRQISPRGERVIRRLCPSSVEEMRWWIGMNPGRSLVMENSAVRPDLQHLAARWLKPDLVVLTSARRDHQEEWGDSDPLRVLLLGVPLGTPLLVPRGMGERARGVRDLLGSPGPVVEPGPLAVGGLPEVAAWNLELAAGAMEFLGLPVDPISLGKLPGDLLGDFRVVSGRGFRLALAFSANDVESTGLLLRSLGWDVGSLTIWYHHRPDRPRRLREFLRWIRSLGLRREPILTGGSRWAILNPSVEGRWIRPADWREMLQRLGGMGDVFGCGNVSGLPLELIRNVWG; encoded by the coding sequence GTGAGGATATTGGTTACCGGCACAAGGGGAAAGAGCTCGGTGGTGCGCCTGCTTGTTCACCTCATGGCCTCATGCGGCATGGATCCGGTTGGCCGGATCACCGGCGTGGTCCCCCGGCAGATATCCCCCCGGGGGGAGCGGGTGATCCGCCGGCTCTGCCCTTCTTCGGTGGAGGAGATGCGATGGTGGATCGGCATGAATCCGGGTCGAAGCCTGGTGATGGAGAACAGCGCGGTGAGGCCTGACCTGCAGCACCTGGCGGCCAGATGGCTGAAGCCGGACCTGGTGGTGCTCACCTCCGCCAGGCGGGATCACCAGGAGGAGTGGGGGGATTCAGACCCCCTCCGGGTTCTCCTTCTTGGGGTCCCCTTGGGGACGCCGCTACTGGTCCCCCGGGGGATGGGGGAGCGGGCCAGGGGGGTGAGGGACCTTCTGGGCTCCCCCGGGCCGGTGGTGGAGCCGGGACCCCTGGCGGTGGGGGGCCTGCCGGAGGTGGCGGCCTGGAACCTGGAGCTGGCGGCGGGGGCCATGGAGTTCCTGGGCCTCCCGGTGGACCCTATCTCCCTGGGGAAGCTGCCCGGGGACCTTCTGGGGGACTTCCGGGTGGTCTCCGGGCGGGGGTTCCGGCTGGCCCTGGCCTTCTCCGCCAACGACGTGGAGAGCACCGGACTATTGCTAAGGTCCCTGGGATGGGATGTGGGGTCATTGACCATCTGGTACCACCACAGGCCCGACAGGCCCCGGCGCCTTAGGGAGTTCCTCCGCTGGATCCGGTCCCTGGGCCTCAGGCGGGAGCCGATCCTAACCGGCGGCTCCCGGTGGGCGATCCTTAACCCGTCGGTGGAGGGCCGCTGGATCCGTCCCGCCGACTGGAGAGAGATGTTGCAACGGCTCGGGGGGATGGGGGATGTGTTCGGATGCGGCAACGTCTCCGGGTTGCCGCTGGAGCTCATACGGAACGTGTGGGGGTGA
- the epsC gene encoding serine O-acetyltransferase EpsC: MFKLVAEDFKAVMERDPSIPRGLRGFLEVALCAPGFHALLGHRLAHALHRLGVPVIPRLLSLLFRWWTGIEIHPGARIGRGILIDHGSGVVIGESAVVGDRCVIFQGVTLGATGNETRWQRHPILEDHVVVGSGAKVLGPIRIGRGARIGANAVVLSPVPAGATVVGPKAQVVKGPGATPRRSPEELLRRIEMLEMEMEELRAELNLNPNREVAI, translated from the coding sequence GTGTTCAAGCTGGTAGCGGAGGACTTCAAGGCGGTAATGGAAAGGGACCCATCGATCCCCAGGGGCCTTAGGGGTTTCCTGGAGGTGGCCCTGTGCGCCCCGGGGTTTCACGCCCTGCTGGGGCACCGGCTGGCCCATGCCCTTCACAGGCTGGGGGTGCCGGTGATCCCCCGGCTGCTGTCGCTGCTCTTCCGGTGGTGGACCGGCATAGAGATACATCCCGGGGCCCGGATCGGGAGGGGGATCCTGATCGACCACGGGTCAGGGGTGGTGATAGGGGAGTCCGCAGTGGTGGGGGACCGGTGCGTGATCTTCCAGGGGGTCACCCTTGGGGCCACCGGGAACGAGACCCGGTGGCAGAGGCACCCCATCCTGGAGGACCACGTGGTGGTGGGAAGCGGGGCCAAGGTGCTGGGCCCCATAAGGATCGGCCGGGGGGCCCGGATCGGGGCCAACGCGGTGGTGCTGTCGCCGGTGCCGGCGGGGGCCACCGTGGTGGGCCCCAAGGCCCAGGTGGTGAAGGGCCCCGGGGCGACTCCCCGCAGGTCCCCGGAAGAGCTCCTGCGGCGGATCGAGATGCTGGAGATGGAGATGGAGGAGCTAAGGGCGGAGCTCAATTTGAACCCTAATAGGGAGGTGGCCATATGA
- a CDS encoding AI-2E family transporter — MRRDMAPQWAVGAFVLVLALWSYPVVRSMLEPLGMGAVMAFALSGPKRRLCRRANRPALWASLLTLGFLFSIVIPTAYGVYALGMEVRGIASQGLQGLVRGDMDVAQLADALKARYGHLVTHLPSEFGGLDLWSLGADGLIWLARQGLSMSGNLIGGITRATYTILLSCFFGLLILKDWEALVRALGRTIPLGGWRARAFLLRSGRVMRAVIVGSVLTGLVQGGLGALGWWFSGLPNWATAGLGMFACSFIPVVGTALVWLPGAAYLALTGSIKGGLILAAWGALVVSSIDHLVRPLFMSSGEEASTLLMMVGVLGGLAAWGVPGLFMGPVALHSLLLGLEMTLARGLAKAPSGR; from the coding sequence GTGAGAAGGGATATGGCGCCCCAATGGGCGGTGGGGGCCTTCGTGCTGGTCTTGGCCCTGTGGAGCTACCCGGTGGTGAGATCCATGCTGGAGCCCCTTGGGATGGGGGCGGTGATGGCCTTCGCCCTGAGCGGCCCCAAGAGGCGCCTCTGCCGGCGGGCCAACCGGCCGGCCCTCTGGGCGTCGCTACTGACCTTGGGGTTCCTGTTCTCCATAGTGATCCCCACCGCCTACGGGGTCTACGCCCTAGGCATGGAGGTGAGGGGGATAGCGTCCCAGGGCCTCCAGGGGCTGGTGAGGGGTGACATGGACGTGGCTCAGCTGGCGGATGCGCTGAAGGCCCGCTACGGTCACCTGGTGACGCACCTGCCCTCAGAGTTCGGGGGGCTGGACCTGTGGTCCCTGGGGGCGGACGGGCTCATATGGCTCGCCCGGCAGGGGCTATCCATGTCGGGGAACCTGATAGGGGGCATAACCCGGGCCACCTACACGATTCTCCTATCCTGCTTCTTCGGCCTCTTGATCCTCAAGGACTGGGAGGCCCTGGTGAGGGCCCTTGGACGGACCATCCCCCTGGGGGGATGGAGGGCCAGGGCCTTTCTCCTCAGGTCCGGCCGGGTGATGAGGGCGGTGATCGTGGGATCGGTGCTCACCGGCCTGGTGCAGGGAGGACTGGGGGCCCTCGGGTGGTGGTTCAGCGGCCTTCCCAACTGGGCCACCGCGGGGCTCGGCATGTTCGCCTGCAGCTTCATCCCCGTGGTGGGCACCGCCCTGGTCTGGCTGCCCGGGGCGGCCTACCTGGCGCTCACCGGGTCCATCAAGGGGGGGCTGATCCTGGCCGCCTGGGGGGCCCTGGTGGTGTCCTCCATAGATCACCTGGTGCGCCCCCTGTTCATGTCCTCCGGGGAGGAGGCCTCCACCCTGCTGATGATGGTGGGGGTCCTGGGGGGGCTCGCCGCCTGGGGGGTGCCGGGGCTATTCATGGGGCCAGTGGCGCTCCACTCGCTGCTCCTGGGGCTGGAGATGACCCTGGCCCGGGGGCTTGCCAAAGCCCCATCGGGGAGGTAG
- a CDS encoding methyl-accepting chemotaxis protein, with amino-acid sequence MVKRTLKFKLVGLVLAVSLTVLAGIVATSAVRVRRASMEDAMRELELTSKLLSFEVEEKLASAMETAVGVASALSAMVEEGKADRAAAMAAVRYALREHPEFFGMSCGFEPNAFDGRDQEFVGKPYHDKTGRFVPYVYWDGGDIKAEPLSGYEDGEWYLIPVREGKRVLTEPHEYEAGGKKVLMTTVAAPVKVNGRPVGSVTVDVTLDQIQKIVGDARIMGSGYARLVSYKGTVVSHKDPSRLMKPMGEINTPDGKEVLDHIQQGKIWTGVAWSEAEKRNIIKVNVPVRVRGTDTPWSLGTTTRQEEVFSTARRLTWTMGTLAILGALLLGVVTYLAVGKAVSPLKGLSEAAGRAASGDLSFDESSLLVSTGDEIQLVSEGVATMIRNLKETLGALGAASEELSLASEALTKASSEASSEMESSAQRVALVQERLGRLSAAQQEITASSQEVASGSQMSAQRATDMAENVELARRAAEEGSSAVDRVAKAITSVAEEAERSSQMVRGLGEMARQIQSFVAQIGQIADQTNLLALNAAIEAARAGEAGKGFAVVAEEVRKLAEESNRAAGQIAELADRIGGEMGKVVTASEANAEASRRALEGANQTVELIGRVMGSLQNIASGTQDLAAVAQQQAASSGEIAHAVQDISSETNQALDLSQEAAQSAQQAKGTVEAVELSARELMELSGRLSQTIGRFRLSDRMALKG; translated from the coding sequence GTGGTGAAGCGGACGCTCAAGTTCAAGCTGGTGGGGCTAGTGCTGGCCGTATCGTTGACGGTGCTGGCGGGGATCGTTGCCACCTCGGCGGTGAGGGTGAGGAGGGCCTCCATGGAGGACGCCATGCGGGAGCTGGAGCTGACCTCCAAGCTGCTGAGTTTCGAAGTGGAGGAGAAGCTAGCCTCCGCCATGGAGACCGCCGTGGGGGTGGCCAGCGCCCTCTCCGCCATGGTGGAGGAGGGGAAGGCGGACAGGGCCGCCGCAATGGCGGCGGTCAGATACGCCCTCCGGGAGCACCCGGAGTTCTTCGGCATGTCCTGCGGTTTCGAGCCCAACGCCTTCGACGGCAGAGACCAGGAGTTCGTGGGGAAGCCCTATCACGACAAGACCGGAAGGTTCGTACCCTACGTCTACTGGGACGGGGGGGACATCAAGGCGGAGCCGCTCTCCGGTTACGAGGACGGGGAGTGGTACCTGATCCCGGTCAGGGAGGGCAAGCGGGTCCTCACTGAACCACACGAGTACGAGGCGGGGGGAAAGAAGGTGCTGATGACCACCGTGGCGGCACCCGTTAAGGTGAACGGCAGGCCGGTGGGATCCGTAACGGTGGACGTCACCCTGGACCAGATCCAGAAGATCGTGGGGGACGCCAGGATCATGGGATCCGGCTACGCCAGGCTCGTTTCCTACAAGGGCACCGTGGTGAGCCACAAGGACCCCTCCAGGCTAATGAAGCCTATGGGGGAGATTAACACCCCGGATGGGAAGGAAGTGCTGGACCACATCCAGCAGGGGAAGATCTGGACCGGGGTCGCCTGGTCGGAGGCGGAGAAGAGGAACATCATCAAGGTCAACGTCCCGGTCCGGGTCCGTGGCACCGATACCCCCTGGAGCCTGGGGACCACCACTCGCCAGGAGGAGGTCTTCTCAACCGCACGCCGTCTCACCTGGACCATGGGCACCCTGGCCATCCTGGGAGCCCTGCTCCTGGGTGTGGTGACCTACTTGGCGGTGGGGAAGGCTGTATCTCCCCTCAAGGGGCTCTCCGAGGCGGCGGGGCGGGCCGCGTCGGGGGATCTGTCCTTCGACGAGTCCTCCCTGTTGGTGAGCACCGGCGACGAGATCCAGCTGGTCTCCGAAGGGGTGGCCACCATGATCCGGAACCTGAAGGAGACCCTTGGGGCCCTTGGGGCCGCATCGGAGGAGCTGTCCTTGGCGTCGGAGGCGCTCACCAAGGCCTCCAGCGAGGCCAGCTCCGAAATGGAGTCCTCTGCCCAGCGGGTGGCCCTGGTGCAGGAGAGGCTGGGCCGGCTGTCGGCGGCCCAGCAGGAGATAACCGCCTCGTCCCAGGAGGTGGCGTCCGGCTCCCAGATGTCCGCCCAGCGGGCCACCGACATGGCGGAGAACGTGGAGCTGGCCCGGAGGGCGGCGGAGGAGGGGAGCTCCGCGGTGGACCGGGTGGCTAAGGCCATCACCTCCGTGGCGGAGGAGGCGGAGCGCAGCAGCCAGATGGTGCGGGGGCTAGGTGAGATGGCCCGCCAGATCCAGTCCTTCGTGGCCCAGATAGGGCAGATAGCGGACCAGACGAACCTGCTGGCTCTTAACGCCGCCATCGAGGCCGCCCGGGCGGGAGAGGCGGGCAAGGGCTTCGCGGTGGTGGCGGAGGAGGTCCGGAAGCTGGCGGAGGAGAGCAACCGAGCGGCGGGCCAGATAGCGGAGCTGGCGGACAGGATAGGCGGTGAGATGGGCAAGGTGGTGACCGCCTCGGAGGCCAACGCGGAGGCCTCCAGGAGGGCACTGGAGGGGGCCAACCAGACGGTGGAGCTCATAGGCCGGGTGATGGGATCCCTGCAGAACATAGCCTCCGGCACCCAGGACCTGGCGGCGGTGGCGCAGCAGCAGGCGGCCTCAAGCGGCGAGATAGCCCATGCGGTACAGGACATATCCAGCGAGACTAACCAGGCGCTGGACCTGTCCCAGGAGGCGGCCCAGAGCGCCCAACAGGCCAAAGGGACAGTGGAGGCGGTGGAGCTGAGCGCCCGGGAGCTCATGGAGCTGTCTGGGAGGCTGTCGCAGACCATAGGCCGGTTCCGGCTGTCGGACCGGATGGCCCTGAAGGGATAG
- a CDS encoding poly-gamma-glutamate biosynthesis protein PgsC/CapC → MEIRETVILMMGILLSMVYQRRTGWPCGGFLAPGILALSGQPAGALWLLAWSALTFLPLRALTLRFGLYGRQKVGVSLLIALSIRLLGLIMGGYGGFAPGALHWSGFVVPGIVAAEADSVGLVPALCGTLSVGAVTLLLGGMLPWQVP, encoded by the coding sequence GTGGAGATCCGGGAAACGGTGATCCTGATGATGGGGATCCTCCTGTCCATGGTCTATCAGCGGCGGACCGGCTGGCCCTGCGGGGGCTTCCTGGCACCGGGGATCCTGGCCTTGAGCGGCCAACCCGCCGGGGCCCTTTGGCTCCTGGCCTGGTCGGCCCTAACCTTCCTGCCCCTGAGGGCTCTGACCCTCCGGTTCGGCCTCTACGGCCGCCAGAAGGTGGGGGTGAGCCTTCTCATCGCCCTCTCGATCCGCCTCCTGGGGCTCATCATGGGGGGCTACGGCGGGTTTGCCCCCGGGGCCCTCCACTGGTCCGGGTTCGTGGTGCCCGGCATAGTGGCCGCCGAGGCGGACTCGGTGGGGCTGGTGCCCGCCCTTTGCGGCACCCTTTCGGTGGGGGCGGTGACCCTTCTGCTAGGGGGGATGTTGCCGTGGCAGGTCCCATAG
- the pgsW gene encoding poly-gamma-glutamate system protein — MAGPIGGPFPRRLVALSVLLGALLLIPPGLLDPEGLRALWRYRAARDAISRHLASRKLPLDPRYPFLGVDWSITTTTQGELGAKRLSHSPIWALRAVGWFKEAGLKPGDRIAIFSSSSFPALLASVICAAEAMDLRVTLVVSLGASSYGANRPEVPWPDMEEAMRSQGAIRARSVAYTLGGDGEVGGGIPEEGLQVLLESVRSSGIPLWRERVLQRKLELVDLIGPRLVVSIGGSAANLGSDPAVLDLPSGLVRPPANGGDGLVGMALNRGIPVLHLINLEGLNRREARRHPRWASLVGLLAFASTVWSFRRWRLE; from the coding sequence GTGGCAGGTCCCATAGGGGGCCCCTTCCCCAGGAGGCTCGTGGCCCTTTCGGTCCTTCTGGGGGCCCTCCTCCTCATCCCCCCGGGCCTTCTGGACCCGGAGGGGCTCCGCGCCCTTTGGAGGTATCGGGCCGCCCGGGATGCCATCTCCCGGCACCTGGCCTCCCGGAAGCTTCCCTTGGACCCCCGGTACCCCTTCCTCGGGGTGGACTGGAGCATCACCACCACCACCCAGGGGGAGCTAGGGGCCAAGCGGCTCTCCCACAGCCCCATCTGGGCCCTTAGGGCGGTGGGGTGGTTCAAGGAGGCGGGTCTGAAGCCCGGGGACCGGATAGCGATCTTCTCCTCCTCCTCCTTCCCCGCCCTCCTGGCGTCGGTCATATGCGCCGCCGAGGCCATGGACCTCCGGGTGACGCTGGTGGTCTCCCTGGGGGCCTCCAGCTACGGGGCCAACCGGCCGGAGGTCCCATGGCCGGACATGGAGGAGGCCATGAGGTCCCAAGGGGCAATCAGGGCCAGGTCGGTGGCCTACACCCTGGGGGGAGATGGGGAGGTGGGGGGAGGGATCCCGGAGGAGGGGCTCCAGGTCCTGTTGGAGTCCGTCCGGTCCAGCGGTATCCCCCTCTGGCGGGAACGGGTCCTGCAGCGGAAGCTGGAGCTGGTGGACCTGATCGGGCCCAGGCTTGTTGTAAGCATCGGGGGCTCCGCCGCCAACCTGGGGTCGGATCCGGCGGTGCTTGACCTCCCGTCGGGGCTGGTACGTCCCCCCGCCAATGGGGGAGACGGCCTCGTGGGGATGGCGTTGAACCGGGGGATACCGGTGCTGCACCTGATCAACCTGGAGGGGCTGAACAGGCGGGAGGCCCGGCGGCATCCCCGCTGGGCCTCCCTGGTGGGTCTCCTGGCCTTCGCCTCCACGGTTTGGTCCTTCCGGCGGTGGAGGCTGGAGTAG
- the ftsZ gene encoding cell division protein FtsZ, producing MAHPLFGIVPSEGRSGGNPDGADPGHVRAPKEVIKVVGVGGGGGNALAHMIGLGLSGVTTVVANTDVRAMEMVDAQVKIVLGRELTKGLGAGANPEVGHKAAVESREEIRRVLEGSDMVYFAAGMGGGTGTGALPVMAAMAREMGILTVAVVTKPFTFEGAKRMNNALAGIRELEPAVDSLIVIPNDRLIEISDARMTIQESFAMANDVLRQAVQGVTDLIVRPGLVNVDFADVRAVMRCAGRAVMGIGSARGEDRAKEALRRAMESPLMEVRLKDARGGLINVTAGPDIGIHELNEAAEAFQSYLGEDALFFWGYGEDPDLTGTVKVVVIAAGFDGEDRCDAPPKGAPRPRGAEAEPLRPPMTPDRGDSPGLFDRSPSSLDVPTILRRRGMGPG from the coding sequence TTGGCGCATCCGCTTTTCGGCATCGTGCCGTCGGAAGGAAGATCCGGTGGGAACCCTGACGGGGCCGACCCTGGGCATGTCAGGGCCCCCAAGGAGGTAATAAAGGTCGTAGGCGTTGGGGGTGGCGGCGGGAACGCCCTGGCCCACATGATAGGCCTGGGGCTCTCGGGGGTCACCACCGTGGTGGCCAACACGGACGTGCGGGCCATGGAGATGGTGGACGCCCAGGTGAAGATCGTCCTGGGCAGGGAGCTCACCAAGGGGCTGGGGGCCGGGGCGAACCCGGAGGTGGGGCACAAGGCGGCGGTGGAGTCCCGGGAGGAGATCCGCCGGGTGCTGGAGGGCTCCGACATGGTCTACTTCGCCGCCGGCATGGGGGGCGGCACCGGCACCGGGGCGCTGCCCGTGATGGCCGCCATGGCGAGGGAGATGGGGATACTTACCGTGGCGGTGGTCACCAAGCCCTTCACCTTCGAGGGGGCCAAGCGGATGAACAACGCCCTAGCGGGGATAAGGGAGCTGGAGCCCGCGGTGGACTCCCTCATCGTGATCCCCAACGACCGGCTCATAGAGATATCCGACGCTAGGATGACCATCCAGGAGTCCTTCGCCATGGCCAACGACGTGCTACGCCAGGCGGTCCAGGGGGTCACGGACCTGATAGTGAGGCCCGGGCTGGTGAACGTGGACTTCGCCGACGTCCGGGCGGTGATGCGTTGCGCCGGCAGGGCGGTGATGGGCATCGGATCCGCCCGGGGGGAGGATCGGGCCAAGGAGGCGTTGAGGCGGGCCATGGAGAGCCCCCTCATGGAGGTGCGCCTCAAGGACGCCCGAGGGGGGCTCATAAACGTCACCGCCGGCCCCGATATAGGGATCCACGAGCTCAACGAGGCCGCCGAGGCCTTCCAGAGCTACCTGGGGGAGGACGCCCTGTTCTTCTGGGGCTACGGGGAGGACCCGGATCTCACCGGCACCGTCAAGGTGGTGGTCATCGCCGCCGGCTTCGACGGGGAGGACCGGTGCGATGCGCCCCCCAAGGGGGCCCCGAGGCCCAGGGGGGCGGAGGCGGAGCCCCTAAGGCCGCCGATGACCCCCGACCGGGGGGACTCCCCGGGGCTCTTCGACCGTAGCCCCAGCTCCCTGGACGTGCCCACCATCCTGCGGCGCCGGGGCATGGGGCCCGGTTGA
- the cysK gene encoding cysteine synthase A yields MSRMMDLALTHLVGRTPWYPIRTSGAPVYVKLEGNNPGGSVKDRAVLGMLTLAEAKGLIREGATVVEPTSGNTGIALAMFGAALGLRVVLTMPETMSEERRKVLMAYGAHLELTPGSEGMAGAVRRCGEILSETPGAFTLDQFSNPGNPWAHSVTTGPEILSQAGMGDIGAFVAGVGTGGTISGVGRVLKAARGNVRVVAVEPQESPLLSKGSAGKHGIQGIGANFVPENLDMSVVDQVVTVSTQEAKDVARWLARRHGLFSGISTGANVAAAMRIAQELPPDSRVVTIQCDRQDKYLSVL; encoded by the coding sequence ATGAGCCGCATGATGGATCTCGCGTTGACCCACTTGGTGGGCAGGACCCCCTGGTATCCCATCAGGACCTCGGGGGCCCCGGTGTACGTGAAGCTGGAGGGGAACAACCCCGGGGGGTCCGTGAAGGACCGGGCGGTGCTCGGGATGCTGACCTTGGCGGAGGCCAAGGGCCTCATCCGGGAGGGGGCCACGGTGGTGGAGCCCACCAGCGGCAACACCGGCATAGCCCTGGCCATGTTCGGCGCCGCCCTGGGGCTCCGGGTGGTGCTCACCATGCCGGAGACCATGTCGGAGGAGCGTCGCAAGGTGCTAATGGCCTACGGGGCCCACCTGGAGCTGACCCCCGGCTCGGAGGGGATGGCGGGGGCGGTGCGCCGCTGCGGGGAGATCCTCTCCGAGACCCCCGGGGCCTTCACCCTGGACCAGTTCTCGAACCCCGGCAACCCCTGGGCTCACTCGGTAACCACCGGTCCGGAGATCCTGAGCCAGGCGGGCATGGGGGATATAGGGGCATTCGTGGCAGGGGTGGGGACCGGGGGCACCATAAGCGGCGTCGGCCGGGTTCTGAAGGCCGCCCGGGGGAACGTGCGGGTGGTGGCGGTGGAGCCCCAGGAGTCACCCCTCCTCTCCAAGGGATCCGCTGGGAAGCACGGGATCCAGGGGATCGGGGCCAACTTCGTGCCCGAGAACCTGGACATGTCCGTGGTGGACCAGGTGGTTACCGTATCCACCCAGGAGGCCAAGGACGTGGCCCGGTGGCTGGCCCGACGCCACGGGCTCTTCAGCGGCATATCCACCGGCGCCAACGTGGCGGCCGCCATGAGGATCGCCCAGGAGCTACCCCCCGATAGCCGGGTGGTCACCATCCAGTGCGACCGGCAGGACAAGTACCTGAGCGTCCTATAG
- a CDS encoding putative metallopeptidase yields the protein MEELEVGHVICSDRIKPIAEALVRKYDELSHVDVGRILFVLNRKSRGSKKRVVLARTSRMPAKWREVLYQLGAVEYDFLMEFYEKTTAVLDENQMIALVYRELRRIGRNGDVAPPDVNEWYNVLMGLGRRWFYPDATCPNLLSDDIDWRRLMGPHYEPPLPPE from the coding sequence TTGGAGGAGCTGGAGGTAGGTCACGTCATATGCTCCGACAGGATAAAGCCCATAGCGGAGGCACTGGTCAGGAAGTACGATGAGCTGTCCCACGTGGACGTGGGCCGGATCCTCTTCGTGCTGAACCGCAAGTCCCGGGGGAGCAAGAAGAGGGTGGTGCTGGCCAGGACCAGCCGGATGCCCGCCAAGTGGCGGGAGGTGCTCTACCAGCTTGGGGCGGTGGAGTACGATTTCCTGATGGAGTTCTACGAGAAGACCACCGCCGTGCTGGACGAGAACCAGATGATAGCCCTGGTCTACCGGGAGCTCCGGCGGATAGGCCGCAACGGGGACGTGGCGCCCCCGGACGTGAACGAGTGGTACAACGTCCTCATGGGGCTGGGCAGGAGGTGGTTCTACCCGGACGCCACCTGTCCCAACCTGCTGAGCGACGACATCGACTGGCGGCGCCTCATGGGACCCCACTACGAGCCGCCCCTGCCCCCCGAGTGA